The Streptomyces pactum genome contains a region encoding:
- a CDS encoding DEAD/DEAH box helicase, with protein MTLPVALSGTDVIGQAKTGTGKTLGFGLPLLERVTVPADVEAGRAAPEALTDAPQALVVVPTRELCQQVTNDLLTAGKVRNVRVTAIYGGRAYEPQVEALKKGVDVIVGTPGRLLDLAGQKKLSLKHVKCLVLDEADEMLDLGFLPDVEKIINMLPVKRQTMLFSATMPGAVIGLARRYMSQPTHISATSPDDAGATVANTTQFIYRAHNMDKPELVARILQADGRGLVMVFCRTKRTAADLADQLKQRGFASGAVHGDLGQGAREQALRAFRNGKVDVLVCTDVAARGIDVEGVTHVVNYQSPEEEKTYLHRIGRTGRAGAKGTAITLVDWDDIPRWQLINKALDLGFSDPPETYSTSPHLYSDLGIPEGTKGVLPRSERTRAGLDAEELEDLGEPGGRGGRARGDRGGRGGRDGRDGRDGSRSADRERSSRTTPRRRRRMRGGAPVDADASATTTAPEAVTGGAAGAVDADTDAATGPRTLRRRRRTRGGEPRQQVTTAPTDTPAAQAAEGTALATPEVAEAVEVVEAPAKSRRRRTRKSAETSAAPLETTPVVEPAATETAVIEPAVVEAPVAEVPVEKPRRRTRKATAAETAVDTAEGATEPASEPTETKPRRTRKSAATASTATDTADTADTADTAEAKPRRTRKVTAAQPAEAPAEVTEAAQAPETAEAKPRRTRKTAAAKAEAAVDTAEATETKPRRRTRKTTEPVEATGSTGSTEAAADIPAQTAQEPEAAEAKPRRTRKTAAAKAEAAVDTAEATESKPRRRTRKTAETSDTAVQEPETAEAKPRRTRKTAAAKAEAAVDTAEATETKPRRRTRKTTEPVEATGSTEAAAEIPAQASQEPAATPRRRTRKAAAAEAPTEATDTAEAKPKARRTRKAATAATHTAESSES; from the coding sequence ATGACGCTCCCCGTGGCCCTGTCGGGCACGGACGTCATCGGCCAGGCCAAGACCGGCACCGGCAAGACGCTGGGCTTCGGCCTTCCGCTCCTCGAGCGCGTGACCGTCCCCGCCGACGTCGAGGCGGGCCGCGCAGCACCCGAGGCCCTCACCGACGCCCCGCAGGCCCTCGTCGTCGTCCCGACGCGCGAGCTGTGCCAGCAGGTCACCAACGACCTCCTGACCGCCGGCAAGGTCCGCAACGTGCGCGTCACCGCGATCTACGGCGGCCGGGCCTACGAGCCGCAGGTGGAGGCCCTGAAGAAGGGCGTCGACGTGATCGTCGGCACCCCGGGCCGCCTGCTGGACCTGGCGGGCCAGAAGAAGCTCAGCCTGAAGCACGTCAAGTGCCTGGTCCTCGACGAGGCCGACGAGATGCTCGACCTGGGCTTCCTGCCCGACGTCGAGAAGATCATCAACATGCTTCCGGTCAAGCGCCAGACCATGCTGTTCTCGGCGACCATGCCGGGCGCGGTCATCGGACTGGCCCGCCGCTACATGTCGCAGCCCACACACATCTCCGCCACCTCGCCGGACGACGCGGGCGCGACGGTCGCGAACACGACGCAGTTCATCTACCGCGCGCACAACATGGACAAGCCCGAGCTGGTGGCGCGCATACTGCAGGCCGACGGCCGGGGACTGGTCATGGTCTTCTGCCGCACCAAGCGCACGGCGGCCGACCTGGCCGACCAGCTCAAGCAGCGCGGCTTCGCCTCCGGCGCGGTCCACGGCGACCTCGGCCAGGGCGCCCGCGAGCAGGCCCTGCGCGCCTTCCGCAACGGCAAGGTGGACGTGCTCGTCTGCACCGACGTCGCCGCCCGCGGCATCGACGTCGAGGGCGTGACGCACGTCGTCAACTATCAGTCGCCGGAAGAGGAGAAGACGTACCTGCACCGCATCGGCCGCACCGGCCGCGCGGGCGCGAAGGGTACGGCGATCACGCTGGTCGACTGGGACGACATCCCGCGCTGGCAACTGATCAACAAGGCGCTGGACCTGGGCTTCAGCGACCCGCCGGAGACGTACTCCACCTCCCCGCACCTGTACAGCGACCTCGGCATCCCCGAAGGCACCAAGGGCGTCCTCCCGCGTTCGGAGCGCACGCGCGCCGGGCTCGACGCGGAGGAGCTGGAGGACCTGGGCGAGCCGGGCGGCCGCGGTGGCCGCGCGCGCGGCGACCGGGGTGGCCGAGGCGGTCGGGACGGTCGGGACGGTCGGGACGGGTCACGTTCCGCCGACCGCGAGCGGTCGTCCCGTACGACGCCGCGTCGCCGTCGCCGGATGCGCGGCGGGGCACCGGTGGACGCGGACGCCTCCGCGACGACCACCGCACCCGAGGCCGTGACCGGCGGTGCGGCCGGCGCCGTCGACGCGGACACGGACGCCGCCACCGGCCCCCGTACGCTGCGCCGCCGGCGTCGTACGCGCGGTGGAGAGCCGCGCCAGCAGGTGACGACCGCGCCGACCGACACTCCTGCGGCGCAGGCCGCGGAAGGCACCGCGCTCGCGACCCCCGAGGTCGCGGAGGCCGTGGAGGTTGTGGAGGCCCCGGCGAAGTCGCGCCGCCGTCGCACCCGCAAGTCGGCCGAGACGTCGGCGGCTCCGCTGGAGACCACCCCGGTGGTCGAGCCGGCGGCCACCGAAACGGCGGTCATCGAGCCGGCCGTCGTCGAGGCCCCGGTGGCCGAAGTTCCCGTGGAGAAGCCGCGCCGCCGCACCCGCAAGGCCACGGCCGCCGAGACGGCGGTCGACACGGCCGAGGGAGCGACCGAGCCCGCGTCCGAGCCGACGGAGACGAAGCCCCGCCGCACCCGCAAGTCGGCCGCCACTGCGTCGACCGCGACGGACACGGCGGACACCGCGGACACCGCGGACACCGCGGAGGCGAAGCCCCGCCGCACCCGCAAGGTCACGGCCGCCCAGCCGGCGGAGGCCCCCGCAGAGGTCACCGAGGCCGCGCAGGCCCCGGAGACCGCCGAGGCCAAGCCCCGGCGCACCCGGAAGACGGCCGCCGCCAAGGCCGAGGCCGCCGTCGACACCGCCGAGGCGACCGAGACCAAGCCGCGCCGCCGCACCCGCAAGACCACCGAACCGGTCGAGGCCACCGGATCCACCGGATCCACCGAGGCCGCCGCCGACATCCCGGCCCAGACGGCACAGGAGCCGGAAGCCGCCGAGGCCAAACCCCGGCGCACCCGGAAGACAGCCGCCGCCAAGGCGGAAGCCGCCGTCGACACCGCCGAGGCGACCGAAAGCAAGCCGCGCCGCCGCACCCGCAAGACCGCGGAGACCAGCGACACGGCCGTTCAGGAACCGGAGACCGCCGAGGCCAAGCCCCGGCGCACCCGGAAGACGGCCGCCGCCAAGGCCGAGGCCGCCGTCGACACCGCCGAGGCGACCGAGACCAAGCCGCGCCGCCGCACCCGCAAGACCACCGAACCGGTCGAGGCCACCGGATCCACCGAGGCCGCCGCCGAAATTCCGGCCCAGGCCTCGCAGGAGCCGGCGGCGACGCCGCGGCGCCGTACCCGCAAGGCGGCTGCCGCCGAGGCGCCCACCGAGGCCACCGACACGGCCGAGGCGAAGCCGAAGGCTCGCCGCACCCGCAAGGCGGCCACGGCCGCCACGCACACCGCGGAGTCCAGCGAAAGCTGA
- a CDS encoding alpha/beta fold hydrolase has product MSQNAAFTPPSDARAYRLRTARGEFAVVDSPVTDGVDGKGTVLMLPGFTGSKEDFTLLHKPLGARGYRTVAVDGRGQYESDGPEHDEAGYAQAELARDVLAQVAALGTRVHLVGHSLGGQIARAAVLLDHSPFVSLTLISSGPARISDSQQQRVKLLRDALGTMTMAEVWKVIQAMGPPEEVGAPAPAHGPDDPERLRDRWLGTRPAQLLATGRQLCTEPDRVAELAALPLPCHVLSGAYDDTWPVPLLDEMAVRLDARRTVIAGAEHSPNTDQPLPTARALADFWDGVPARPPSDR; this is encoded by the coding sequence GTGAGCCAGAACGCCGCCTTCACCCCGCCCTCCGACGCTCGCGCGTACCGGCTGCGTACCGCGCGTGGCGAGTTCGCCGTGGTCGATTCGCCCGTGACCGACGGGGTCGACGGGAAGGGGACGGTGCTGATGCTGCCCGGGTTCACGGGGAGCAAGGAGGACTTCACGCTGTTGCACAAGCCGCTCGGGGCGCGCGGGTACCGTACGGTCGCCGTGGACGGGCGGGGCCAGTACGAGTCCGACGGGCCCGAGCACGACGAAGCCGGCTACGCGCAGGCCGAGCTGGCCCGGGACGTGCTCGCGCAGGTCGCCGCCCTCGGGACGCGGGTGCATCTCGTCGGGCACTCGCTCGGCGGTCAGATCGCCCGGGCCGCCGTACTGCTCGACCACTCCCCCTTCGTCTCCCTCACGCTGATCTCCTCGGGCCCGGCTCGGATCTCCGACTCCCAGCAGCAGCGGGTGAAGCTCCTTCGGGACGCGCTCGGCACCATGACGATGGCCGAGGTCTGGAAGGTGATCCAGGCCATGGGCCCGCCCGAGGAGGTCGGCGCCCCGGCACCCGCGCACGGCCCGGACGACCCGGAACGGCTGCGCGACCGCTGGCTGGGCACCAGGCCCGCCCAGCTCCTCGCCACGGGACGGCAACTGTGCACGGAACCGGACCGCGTAGCCGAGCTCGCCGCCCTGCCGCTGCCCTGCCACGTGCTGTCCGGCGCCTACGACGACACCTGGCCCGTACCGCTCCTGGACGAGATGGCCGTACGGCTGGACGCGCGCCGGACCGTCATCGCCGGCGCCGAGCACTCCCCCAACACCGACCAGCCGCTGCCGACCGCCCGCGCCCTCGCCGACTTCTGGGACGGCGTCCCCGCCCGACCGCCGTCGGACCGCTAG
- a CDS encoding NYN domain-containing protein, whose amino-acid sequence MEAMNDDLASLNARIDRTNELLQRMLAEVAKTPSTHAIFVDAGYLYAAAGRLVAGTEDRRAFDLDAEGLIEALIDKARTIFADSRLLRVYWYDGARRRIHTAEQQTIAELPDVKVRLGNLNANNQQKGVDSLIRSDLESLARHRAISDAALLGGDEDLVSAVEAAQGYGARVHLWGVEAPEGRNQADPLLWEVDSQRTFDLEFFKPYVSRRTAHAFEATGVARPAREDVRFVGAQIAAKWLAARGRESLVELLPGHPYLPGSVDQDLLVEAEGLLQYSLRGQADLRRALRDGFWEHLQAQY is encoded by the coding sequence ATGGAGGCGATGAACGACGACCTCGCGTCCCTGAACGCCCGCATCGATCGCACCAACGAGCTGCTGCAGCGCATGCTCGCCGAGGTGGCCAAGACGCCCTCGACCCACGCGATCTTCGTCGACGCCGGGTACCTCTACGCGGCGGCGGGACGCCTGGTGGCCGGGACCGAGGACCGCCGGGCCTTCGACCTGGACGCCGAAGGGCTGATCGAGGCGCTCATCGACAAGGCGCGCACCATCTTCGCGGACAGCCGCCTGCTGCGGGTCTACTGGTACGACGGCGCCCGGCGCCGCATCCACACCGCAGAGCAGCAGACCATCGCCGAGCTGCCCGACGTGAAGGTCCGCCTGGGCAACCTCAACGCCAACAACCAGCAGAAGGGCGTCGACTCACTCATCCGCTCCGACCTGGAGTCCCTCGCCCGGCACCGCGCCATCAGCGACGCGGCCCTGCTGGGCGGCGACGAGGACCTGGTCTCGGCGGTCGAGGCGGCCCAGGGATACGGCGCCCGCGTCCACCTGTGGGGCGTCGAGGCGCCCGAGGGCCGCAACCAGGCCGACCCGCTGCTCTGGGAGGTCGACAGTCAGCGCACCTTCGACCTGGAGTTCTTCAAGCCCTACGTCTCCCGGCGCACGGCCCACGCCTTCGAAGCGACGGGCGTGGCCAGGCCGGCCCGCGAGGACGTCCGTTTCGTGGGCGCGCAGATCGCGGCGAAGTGGCTGGCGGCACGTGGCCGCGAGTCACTGGTGGAACTGCTCCCCGGCCACCCCTACCTCCCCGGCTCGGTGGACCAGGACCTCCTGGTGGAGGCCGAGGGACTGCTCCAGTACTCGCTGCGCGGCCAGGCCGACCTGCGCAGGGCGCTGCGGGACGGCTTCTGGGAACACTTGCAGGCTCAGTACTGA
- a CDS encoding MarC family protein, with protein sequence MFDVAVFGSLFLTLFVIMDPPGITPIFLALTSGRPAKVQKRMAFQAVCVAGGVITVFGLLGHQILDYLHVSVPALMIAGGLLLLLIALDLLTGKTDEPKQTKDVNVALVPLGMPLLAGPGAIVSVILAVQKADSTTTQVSVWAAILAIHVVLWLVMRYSLLIIRVIKDGGVVLVTRLAGMMLSAIAVQQIINGVTQVIQGA encoded by the coding sequence ATGTTCGACGTCGCCGTCTTCGGCTCCCTCTTCCTGACCCTTTTCGTCATCATGGATCCCCCCGGGATCACCCCGATCTTCCTCGCGCTCACCTCCGGCCGGCCCGCCAAGGTGCAGAAGCGGATGGCCTTCCAGGCCGTCTGTGTCGCCGGTGGCGTGATCACGGTGTTCGGTCTCCTGGGGCACCAGATCCTTGACTACCTGCACGTGTCCGTGCCCGCCCTGATGATCGCTGGCGGACTGCTGCTCCTGCTGATCGCGCTCGACCTGCTCACCGGCAAGACCGACGAGCCGAAGCAGACCAAGGACGTCAACGTCGCCCTCGTACCGCTGGGCATGCCGCTGCTCGCCGGGCCCGGGGCGATCGTGTCGGTCATCCTGGCCGTGCAGAAGGCCGACAGCACGACCACGCAGGTGTCGGTGTGGGCGGCGATCCTCGCGATCCACGTGGTGCTGTGGCTGGTGATGCGGTACTCGCTGCTGATCATCCGCGTCATCAAGGACGGCGGCGTGGTCCTGGTGACCCGCCTCGCCGGCATGATGCTCTCCGCGATCGCCGTGCAGCAGATCATCAACGGCGTCACGCAGGTGATCCAGGGCGCCTGA
- a CDS encoding PHP domain-containing protein: MRIDLHTHSTASDGTDTPAQLVRKAAAAGLDVVALTDHDTTRGHAEAVAALPEGLTLVTGAELSCRVDGVSMHMLAYLFDPEEPALLAERELVRDDRVPRARGMVAKLNALDVPVTWEQVARIAGDGSVGRPHVASALVELGVVPTVNDAFTEDWLADGGRAFVEKHETDPFEALRLIKGAGGVAVFAHPAAAKRGRTVPESTIAELAAAGLDGIEVDHMDHDADTRARLRGTAKELGLLVTGSSDYHGSRKTCLLGEYTTDPEVYGEITRRAFGAFPVPGAGGV, from the coding sequence GTGCGCATCGATCTGCACACCCACTCCACCGCGTCCGACGGCACGGACACCCCGGCCCAGTTGGTGCGCAAGGCAGCCGCGGCCGGGCTGGACGTCGTCGCGCTGACCGACCACGACACCACCCGCGGCCACGCCGAGGCCGTCGCAGCGCTGCCCGAGGGGCTCACGCTGGTCACCGGCGCCGAGCTCTCCTGCCGCGTCGACGGGGTCAGCATGCACATGCTTGCCTACCTCTTCGACCCCGAGGAGCCCGCCCTGCTCGCCGAGCGCGAGCTGGTCCGGGACGACCGGGTGCCGCGCGCCCGCGGCATGGTCGCCAAGCTCAACGCGCTGGACGTCCCCGTCACCTGGGAACAGGTCGCCCGGATCGCCGGTGACGGATCCGTCGGGCGCCCGCACGTGGCCTCCGCGCTCGTGGAACTCGGCGTCGTGCCGACCGTGAACGACGCCTTCACCGAGGACTGGCTGGCCGACGGCGGCCGGGCCTTCGTGGAGAAGCACGAGACCGACCCCTTCGAGGCGCTCCGCCTGATCAAGGGCGCCGGCGGGGTCGCCGTGTTCGCGCACCCGGCCGCCGCCAAGCGGGGCCGTACGGTGCCGGAGTCCACGATCGCCGAACTAGCCGCCGCCGGGCTCGACGGCATCGAGGTCGACCACATGGACCACGACGCGGACACACGGGCACGGCTGCGCGGGACGGCGAAGGAGCTGGGGCTCCTGGTGACCGGCTCCAGCGACTACCACGGCAGCCGGAAGACCTGTCTGCTCGGCGAGTACACGACGGACCCCGAGGTGTACGGGGAGATCACACGGCGTGCTTTCGGGGCGTTCCCCGTTCCCGGGGCCGGCGGGGTCTGA
- a CDS encoding DUF6758 family protein, protein MRGEPSCPKCGGRVRAPGLFADSWQCDLHGTVHPLQPVLPPSVEALGVVVHRTQVPVWMPWPLPVGWLFTGVACAGDDRSGGRATAVACSGPGPLGGAGELILVAEELGVGLGARYAGIDAPDPGPYMNVEKPPQAKVLAVGRPTPLWHVSGAPVDRAVFAGEALGMWLWAVVWPERSGLLMYEELVLTDLRDAGAEVDLVPCGALSPRLIQP, encoded by the coding sequence ATGAGGGGCGAACCCAGTTGCCCGAAGTGTGGTGGCCGGGTCAGGGCTCCCGGCCTCTTCGCCGATTCCTGGCAGTGTGACCTGCACGGCACCGTGCACCCGTTGCAGCCCGTGCTTCCGCCCAGCGTCGAAGCGCTCGGCGTCGTGGTGCACCGCACCCAGGTGCCGGTGTGGATGCCGTGGCCGCTGCCGGTCGGCTGGCTGTTCACCGGCGTGGCGTGCGCGGGCGACGACCGCAGCGGAGGCCGGGCGACCGCCGTGGCCTGCTCCGGCCCCGGCCCCCTCGGCGGCGCCGGCGAACTGATCCTGGTCGCCGAGGAGCTCGGCGTCGGCCTGGGCGCGCGGTACGCGGGCATCGACGCCCCGGACCCGGGCCCCTACATGAACGTCGAGAAGCCGCCCCAGGCGAAGGTCCTGGCCGTCGGCCGCCCGACCCCCCTCTGGCATGTCTCCGGTGCCCCCGTCGACCGCGCCGTCTTCGCCGGGGAAGCCCTCGGGATGTGGCTGTGGGCCGTCGTGTGGCCCGAGCGATCGGGGCTGCTCATGTACGAGGAACTCGTACTGACCGACCTGAGGGACGCGGGTGCCGAGGTGGACCTGGTGCCGTGCGGGGCGCTGTCCCCGCGGTTGATCCAGCCGTAG
- a CDS encoding MFS transporter, protein MDPFDAGASGILRQPKAVWATAGASVVAFMGIGLVDPILPSIAKGLDASAGQVSLLFTSYFLITALAMLVTGFASSRIGGRKTLLLGLALVVVFAGLSGTSDTVGQLVGYRAGWGLGNALFVSTALAVIVGAAAGGSAAAILLYESALGLGMACGPLVGALLGDANWRYPFFGTAFLMAIGFLCITVFLKEQPKPARKTSLLDPLKALGHGGLASAAVSAFFYNYTFFTVLAFTPFVLNMTPYKSGAVFFAWGVLLALFSVLVAPRMQQRFGSLKVLGGFLVLLAADVLVLGYGDHTTAIVCTILSGAFIGVNNTVYTELALGVSDAPRPVASAGYNFVRWFAAAAAPYFAPKIEEWTDIHLPFAVAAVTALLGAAVVLVRRRALTHEAEELEPRHATQDGVAVFADRPPKTATRPTETATPPTETAARPTGSAN, encoded by the coding sequence ATGGACCCCTTCGACGCAGGTGCGAGCGGCATCCTGCGGCAGCCCAAGGCCGTGTGGGCGACCGCCGGCGCGTCCGTCGTGGCCTTCATGGGCATCGGGCTCGTCGACCCGATCCTGCCGTCCATCGCCAAGGGCCTGGACGCGAGCGCCGGCCAGGTCTCCCTTCTGTTCACCTCCTACTTCCTCATCACCGCCCTCGCGATGCTGGTCACGGGCTTCGCCTCCAGCCGCATCGGCGGGCGCAAGACCCTGCTGCTCGGCCTGGCCCTCGTCGTGGTCTTCGCGGGCCTGTCGGGCACCTCCGACACGGTCGGCCAGCTCGTCGGCTACCGGGCCGGCTGGGGTCTGGGCAACGCGCTGTTCGTCTCGACGGCCCTCGCGGTCATCGTCGGCGCGGCGGCCGGAGGCAGCGCCGCGGCGATCCTGCTGTACGAGTCCGCCCTCGGTCTCGGCATGGCCTGCGGCCCCCTGGTGGGCGCGCTGCTCGGCGACGCCAACTGGCGCTACCCCTTCTTCGGCACCGCGTTCCTGATGGCGATCGGCTTCCTGTGCATCACCGTGTTCCTCAAGGAACAGCCGAAGCCGGCCCGCAAGACGTCGCTGCTCGACCCGCTCAAGGCGCTGGGCCACGGCGGCCTCGCCTCCGCCGCCGTGTCGGCGTTCTTCTACAACTACACGTTCTTCACCGTGCTGGCCTTCACGCCGTTCGTGCTGAACATGACCCCGTACAAGTCCGGCGCCGTGTTCTTCGCGTGGGGCGTGCTGCTCGCCCTCTTCTCGGTCCTCGTGGCGCCGCGCATGCAGCAGCGCTTCGGTTCGCTCAAGGTGCTCGGCGGCTTTCTGGTGCTGCTCGCGGCCGACGTACTGGTGCTCGGTTACGGCGACCACACCACGGCGATCGTCTGCACGATCCTGTCCGGCGCCTTCATCGGCGTGAACAACACCGTCTACACCGAACTGGCCCTCGGGGTGTCGGACGCGCCGCGTCCGGTGGCGAGCGCGGGCTACAACTTCGTGCGCTGGTTCGCGGCGGCGGCCGCTCCCTACTTCGCGCCGAAGATCGAGGAGTGGACCGACATCCACCTCCCCTTCGCCGTGGCGGCGGTCACCGCCCTGCTGGGCGCGGCCGTGGTCCTCGTACGGCGCCGCGCGCTGACGCACGAGGCGGAGGAGCTGGAACCGCGGCACGCGACGCAGGACGGGGTGGCGGTCTTCGCCGACCGGCCGCCGAAGACCGCCACCCGGCCCACGGAAACCGCCACCCCTCCCACGGAAACCGCCGCCCGGCCCACGGGGTCCGCCAACTGA
- a CDS encoding suppressor of fused domain protein, which translates to MADVLPLVEARLRSALGEPDARAAVTFVGTDRIEVLRFPGGGQEGDIVRYATLGMSSQPMADPTAVLADPVKGPRAELVLSVRAGLADTDKVLRPLAVLAASPQVEGVIVAPGASLDVGGALWPGAPFTSVLVAEPGGLVEDLELDAPLDPVRFLPLLPMTANEAAWKRVHGSQALQERWLTHGTDLRDPSRRSVPLE; encoded by the coding sequence ATGGCTGATGTTCTTCCTCTGGTCGAAGCCCGGTTGCGCAGCGCGCTGGGCGAGCCGGACGCGCGCGCGGCGGTCACCTTCGTCGGCACCGACCGCATCGAGGTGCTGCGCTTTCCCGGCGGTGGCCAGGAGGGCGACATCGTGCGCTACGCCACTCTCGGTATGTCGTCGCAGCCCATGGCGGACCCCACGGCCGTGCTCGCCGACCCGGTCAAAGGCCCCCGTGCCGAGCTGGTCCTCTCCGTCCGGGCCGGTCTCGCCGACACCGACAAGGTGCTCCGCCCGCTCGCCGTGCTGGCCGCCTCCCCGCAGGTCGAGGGCGTCATCGTGGCGCCCGGCGCATCCCTGGACGTCGGCGGGGCGCTGTGGCCCGGGGCGCCGTTCACGTCGGTCCTGGTCGCCGAGCCGGGTGGCCTGGTCGAGGATCTGGAGCTGGACGCCCCGCTGGACCCCGTACGGTTCCTTCCGCTGCTGCCGATGACCGCGAACGAGGCGGCCTGGAAGCGCGTCCACGGCTCCCAGGCCCTCCAGGAGCGCTGGCTGACGCACGGCACGGACCTGCGTGATCCGTCCCGCAGGTCCGTCCCTCTCGAGTGA
- a CDS encoding magnesium and cobalt transport protein CorA, with the protein MSMIRDLRAAVRPSRVSLRKDSGAYDTTRDPATASAVVDCAVYRDGARVETDAPLTPHTAMRQVRRDGGFVWIGLHEPTEDEFAGIAREFGLHPLAVEDAVQAHQRPKLERYDDSLFTVFKTVHYVDHAELTANSEVVETGEVMCFTGRDFFITVRHGGQGSLRALRHRLQADPELLLKGPSAVLHAIADHVVDGYIAVADAVQDDIDEVETEVFSPGRKGTPRGTDASRIYQLKREVLEFKRAVAPLLRPMLLLSERPMRLIDPEIQKYFRDVADHVARVQEQVIGFDELLNSILQANLAQASVAQNEDMRKITSWAAIIAVPTMVCGVYGMNFDYMPETHWKFGYPLVLSITVGICLGIHRTLKRNGWL; encoded by the coding sequence ATGTCGATGATCCGTGACCTGCGCGCCGCGGTCCGCCCCTCCCGCGTCTCGCTGCGCAAGGACAGTGGCGCCTACGACACCACCCGGGACCCGGCGACCGCCTCCGCCGTCGTCGACTGCGCCGTCTACCGCGACGGCGCGCGCGTCGAGACGGACGCGCCGCTGACCCCGCACACGGCGATGCGCCAGGTGCGCCGCGACGGCGGGTTCGTGTGGATCGGCCTGCACGAGCCCACCGAGGACGAGTTCGCCGGTATCGCCCGGGAGTTCGGACTGCACCCGCTGGCCGTGGAGGACGCCGTCCAGGCCCACCAGCGGCCCAAGCTCGAGCGCTACGACGACTCCCTGTTCACGGTCTTCAAGACCGTCCACTACGTCGACCACGCCGAGCTCACCGCCAACAGCGAGGTCGTCGAGACCGGCGAGGTCATGTGCTTCACCGGGCGGGACTTCTTCATCACCGTCCGGCACGGCGGGCAGGGCTCGCTGCGCGCGCTGCGGCACCGGCTCCAGGCGGACCCCGAGCTGCTGCTCAAGGGCCCCTCGGCGGTGCTGCACGCCATCGCCGACCACGTCGTCGACGGCTACATCGCGGTCGCCGACGCGGTGCAGGACGACATCGACGAGGTCGAGACGGAGGTGTTCTCGCCGGGCCGCAAGGGCACGCCGCGCGGTACGGACGCCAGCCGGATCTACCAACTCAAGCGCGAGGTACTGGAGTTCAAGCGCGCGGTGGCCCCGCTGCTGCGGCCCATGCTGCTGCTCAGCGAACGGCCGATGCGGTTGATCGACCCGGAGATCCAGAAGTACTTCCGGGACGTCGCCGACCACGTGGCGCGGGTGCAGGAGCAGGTCATCGGCTTCGACGAACTGCTGAACTCCATCCTCCAGGCCAACCTCGCCCAGGCGTCCGTCGCGCAGAACGAGGACATGCGCAAGATCACCTCGTGGGCCGCGATCATCGCCGTGCCGACGATGGTGTGCGGGGTCTACGGCATGAACTTCGACTACATGCCGGAGACGCACTGGAAGTTCGGTTACCCGCTGGTCCTGTCGATCACGGTCGGCATCTGTCTGGGCATCCACCGCACCCTCAAGCGCAACGGCTGGCTCTGA